The Leptodactylus fuscus isolate aLepFus1 chromosome 3, aLepFus1.hap2, whole genome shotgun sequence genome has a segment encoding these proteins:
- the LOC142198670 gene encoding olfactory receptor 10A3-like, producing MERRNYSQVTEFILLGFSKDPTVEVLLFQIFLILYIGTVAGNLLLIVAVRSNHNLHNSMYIFLANLSCLDIGFATITIPKMLSNFFKEKKTISYEGCFIQMYGFLILGETECVLLAFMAYDRYVAISNPLRYNVIMKNSVCVRMICVSWLTGSIISSVDIYYLHQLRYCGDIVIDHFFCEAPPIMKLACNDHYVLDVVKFLGSSIVLPIPLSCILFSYIHIFMTVLKIRTRRFKGFSTCISHLVIVILFYGSAITMYMKPENSGFLSDKHIAVFYTTVTPMLNPMIYSLRNQDVQGAIVNLWRSAVICKPHF from the coding sequence ATGGAAAGAAGAAATTACAGCCAAGTGACTGAATTCATTCTCCTTGGATTCTCCAAGGATCCCACAGTAGAAGTCTTGCTCTTCCAGATCTTCTTGATCCTGTATATTGGCACAGTGGCCGGGAACCTTCTGCTCATCGTGGCTGTAAGATCTAACCATAATCTACACAACTCTATGTATATCTTTCTGGCCAATCTCTCCTGCCTGGACATCGGCTTCGCTACCATTACCATTCCCAAGATGCTCAGCAAtttcttcaaagagaagaagaccaTTTCTTATGAGGGTTGCTTTATTCAGATGTATGGCTTCCTTATCCTTGGTGAGACAGAGTGTGTCCTTTTGGCCTTCATGGCTTATGATCGATACGTTGCCATCAGTAATCCCTTACGTTACAATGTGATCATGAAGAACTCAGTTTGTGTTAGAATGATTTGTGTTTCATGGTTGACCGGCAGTATCATATCATCGGTGGACATATACTATCTGCATCAGCTAAGATATTGTGGAGACATTGTCattgaccacttcttctgtgaAGCTCCACCAATTATGAAGCTGGCCTGCAATGACCATTATGTACTTGATGTGGTCAAATTTCTCGGGAGCTCCATAGTGCTCCCAATTCCTCTCTCTTGTATCCTTTTCTCCTACATTCACATCTTCATGACAGTCCTGAAGATCCGGACTAGGAGGTTCAAGGGTTTCTCCACCTGCATCTCCCACCTCGTCATAGTCATTCTCTTCTATGGCTCGGCCATCACCATGTATATGAAGCCTGAAAACTCAGGGTTCTTATCTGATAAGCATATTGCTGTGTTTTATACAACCGTCACCCCAATGTTGAACCCCATGATTTATAGCTTGAGGAATCAAGATGTTCAGGGGGCCATTGTAAATTTATGGAGGTCTGCGGTTATCTGCAAGCCTCACTTTTAA